The following are encoded in a window of Carya illinoinensis cultivar Pawnee chromosome 15, C.illinoinensisPawnee_v1, whole genome shotgun sequence genomic DNA:
- the LOC122297501 gene encoding 17.9 kDa class II heat shock protein-like, with translation MDFRIMGVDSPLFSTLQQMMDLADDTDKSSVSAPTRTYIRDAKAMAATPVDVKEYPSSYVFIIDMPGLKSGDIKVQVEEDNVLVIRGERKREEEKEGVKYVRMERRVGKFMRKFVLPENANTDAISAVCQDGVLTVTVEKLPPPEPKKPKKIEVKIA, from the coding sequence ATGGATTTCAGAATCATGGGTGTGGATTCTCCTCTGTTCTCCACCCTGCAGCAGATGATGGACCTGGCCGATGACACCGACAAGTCGTCCGTCAGCGCTCCTACACGCACCTACATTCGGGACGCCAAGGCCATGGCTGCCACTCCAGTCGATGTCAAGGAGTACCCAAGCTCCTACGTCTTCATCATCGACATGCCGGGGCTCAAGTCCGGGGATATCAAGGTCCAGGTAGAGGAAGACAATGTGCTCGTGATACGCGGCGAGAGGAAACGGGAGGAGGAAAAGGAGGGAGTCAAGTATGTGAGGATGGAGAGGAGGGTGGGCAAGTTCATGAGGAAGTTTGTGCTGCCTGAGAATGCCAACACAGATGCTATCTCTGCGGTTTGTCAGGACGGTGTACTGACTGTAACTGTGGAGAAGCTTCCGCCTCCAGAACCCAAGAAGCCCAAGAAAATCGAGGTTAAGATTGCATAA
- the LOC122297627 gene encoding 17.3 kDa class II heat shock protein-like yields MDLRIMGVGSPLFSTLQQMMDTANDTENSSFNAPTRIYIRDAKAMAATPADVKEYPSSYVFIIDMPGVKSGDIKVQVEEDNVLVISGERKREEEKEGAKYVRMERRVGKFMRKFVLPENANTDAISAVCQDGVLTVTVEKLPPPEPKKPKKIEVKIA; encoded by the coding sequence ATGGATCTCAGAATCATGGGTGTGGGTTCTCCACTGTTCTCTACCCTGCAGCAGATGATGGACACGGCCAATGACACCGAAAACTCGTCCTTCAACGCTCCTACACGCATCTACATTCGCGACGCCAAGGCCATGGCTGCCACTCCCGCCGATGTCAAGGAGTACCCAAGCTCCTACGTCTTCATAATCGACATGCCGGGGGTCAAGTCTGGGGATATCAAGGTCCAGGTAGAGGAAGACAATGTGCTCGTGATAAGCGGCGAGAGGAAACGGGAGGAGGAAAAGGAGGGAGCCAAGTATGTGAGGATGGAGAGGAGGGTGGGCAAGTTCATGAGGAAGTTTGTGCTGCCTGAGAATGCCAACACAGATGCTATCTCTGCGGTTTGTCAGGACGGTGTACTGACTGTGACTGTGGAGAAGCTTCCGCCTCCAGAACCCAAAAAGCCCAAGAAAATCGAGGTTAAGATTGCATAA